The following nucleotide sequence is from Salvia miltiorrhiza cultivar Shanhuang (shh) chromosome 7, IMPLAD_Smil_shh, whole genome shotgun sequence.
TGACTAAAATGTGTTTATTACACTGAgaacaaaattaaattcaatcaatttttttaaaacttatatttCTATCTCAAGTGAAGATGCAATCCATAAACGAATGAAgtcattgattttttatttattttttgagaaaaaaaattattgattattaataaagtttttttttagtCAATAAAAGTTTTATTACAATAAAAGAGTACAAAGGATACTCAGAGCTGCAACCAAAATAGATACAAAGCAGGGAACAGAAAAGAAGGAGGGAGATGCCACCCCAAACTAAGAAATACTTGAGGGAAAACAATAAAAAGGATCAGAGAACTATTCATGGACGGAATAGCAAAATTTACTACGAAGCATCGCCTTAACCCATCtccaaatacaaataataatccATCTATAACTTTCGCAATATCCGAGCTCATCCCTTTAAAGATTTTCTCGTTCCTGGCTTTCCAAAACTTCCAACAAAACACACTTTCGCATATACTAAAATCCGAAAATTGATATTGgaggagggagtaattaattctTAATAAAGGTGATAATTAAGTAGCAAAGACCAAGTGCTTCGAAATGCAGGGTCACATCTCGAGAAGTGAGCTCGCATATAAAACAGGGAAAGCTAAGtgaaccccccccccccccccccaactcACACCAGCAATAGAACTTCATAATATAAAAGATTAATTGTAGTTTATGCTGCGTattttgaagtcatttgtaaaatattctgaattttaaaatatataaaaaatgaatttaaattttggagttatttataaaaataccatatacattaaaaattaaaaagatgacATAAATTTTGAAGTCAATTGTAAAAATggcattaattttattaaatacaaaaaatagcttcaattttcataaaaattataTGAACTTACACTTTCGTACTCGAAATATGGCAACGTGGAAAGATCGAAATTGACGTGAAAATTATGTGAAAATTCTAAATTCACTTGGTATATTCctaacaaaatataatattctCTCATATGAATTCTAATCTCGCAAACTTCAGACTCATGAAATCCTAATTACACGCAGACAGAGAATGAAAATTTGTGTCGAAGACATTCCTCAACAAGGAAGATCAACCAGtatttcataaattatttattgaattatCACGAGCATGACAACACAAATCTTTTgcaagagaaaataaaattgtttatacGGGGTTAGGATTCATAGGAAAAGATAATTCTTATATTTTGTTTGAATTATGGAAATGCACTAAGTGAATTTAGAATTTTCACATAATTTTCATATTAACTTCAATACGATGTCATAATTCAAGACATTGTATTTATGAAAATTCGGGtcattttagtattttttaaagtttgagccatttgtataaataatttcaaaatacaatcattttttttatattataaaatttagGTCATgtttacaaatgacttcaaagaTTGGGCTATTTTTAGAAATGACTTCAAAGTTTAGGTCATTTTTccgtattttttaaagttcatatattttttataaataatttcaaaataaatattgaattccAAATTTAGATCTCAACTTAAAAAGAAGGgtcaaatattattttaaatctcaAATTACTTTTGTATTatcaattactatattttaaattatttaatttttgtaatcATATTATCTTTTGAATAAGTTGCGCCCCAATTCATTTTTCGATTTCGAAAATAGTTGATATCATAAAAATTGTTTTGAATATAAAGTATTTACACGCAAAAATTGTCCATAAGATTCCTTTCACTTTATTCAAAATGAATACCTTCATGCTGGGATCTGAGTATTCGAAGTTATTTAAGGAATTCAAAGTTCTAAAATTTTATAAAGATCCAGCACAAagattaaatattcaattgaCACTTAAAGTACGTAGTTATGTTAAActaaagaaaaagataaaataaaaattcttacATGCGACTGTTCGTATGGTATAAAACCACTAACATTTTTTACAGTTATTTGTCTATATGGTACTGACCACTCATACTTTAATAGACACGATGTGAACGATCGCATGAGAAACCTCCTCACAAAATGTCTTGTTAAAATGTCTAATAACACATTTGGAATatcttattaaaatttataaataatctGCACTATACCAATGGTCTCATATATacataatcaaaataaatagaGCAGGCGTCCGTCTTCACAAAAACGGCAACTAAAATATTTTAGcctattaatataattttggtAAGCGGCATCGGGTTTACCTTTCAATTGTTTATTGGTTAAAACTTGCATAATTTACTTATATATCTTGACCCTTCACTAACCCAAGCTTTCTTGTTGTATGAAACGGCAAAAAACaactttattttattcagtGAAGGCATAAATTATAGTACTCCGTTACAGAAAAAGGCAGGTTTTTTCCCTTAAAAGGAAGTAGGTTTTTTCTTGAGgctcattaattaattaataggtaTTAATTAACAGTTCTCAATTACTAAGTCCTTTGGTCGGTGAAGTCTTGTTAAACTATTACTTAGCTGTTACGTGTGGGTTGTGCTTCCACTTAAAAAaaccaataaattaaataaaaatattgctCACATTATAAAAAACGCATAAACCTAATTTTGAACACCCAAAATATAGGAAGCTGGTTCACCAAACACACATAAATTTCTCACCACGCAACAACTTTAATTAGTCAAAAAGGTTTCTTTCGCAATCGCAAagctatatataattaattacaaaaatctaaataaataaacattatAAAAATGGAGAAACAGGGAGTAAATCTGAGCGTCACTTTCAGTGTATTGATGAGTCAACTAATACTAGAGAGAGTAAATTCAGCATAACATGAAGAAGACTTTTCAATAATCCacagagaagagaagagaagatccATCCATATATTAATATCTATTGTCTGCTTGAAGCACACGTCTACACGTTCCCTgatttctctctccctctctctcacacacactaaTACGTGGAGGACTGCGTGTGTGATGTGCGAGATCACTCCGAGAAATAAACTAAACTCAAACAAACAAAATTGAGGCACACAAAAGACCATCCCAGAAAGAAACGAAGAAAAAACTACCTACTCACACGAGCTATATCTCACTTACCTCAACAAAAAGAATTAGTTTTTGAGTGCAATAAATGGAAAGTGGAAGTTTCTTTTCAGGGTCACAAGCGAAATATTCCACACTCTTTATGCTCTCTGCTTCCAATTCCAAGTgcctatatataatattttgcTGTTATTACATCATCACACGTTTCTGATTTTTCTTTCCCCTGTTTGTTCTTTGCCTCTGGAGGTTGTTGAACTGTGGCACATTTTAGGTACTATCCGAATAAATTGTCCATTTCTGTGGTTGTGTTGTGTATATAATTTCCtgtctctgtgtgtgtgtgtcagtATGTGTTTTGTTGGGAGTTCTCTACTGGGGAGGGTGGTTTGGAGAAAGGGTCATGGttgaaattcttgaatttgCAGTGGGcatgattttcttgaatttCTGAGGGCATTCCCATGGATCTTGAAAGTGGGTTTTACCAGAATCACGTGAAGGTGAGTTTTTTTAGTTGTTTTTGTCAATAAAGTTGCAATCTTTGAACAATTTGAGCATTTTTTCTCATGCCCTTGTTTTCGTATGATTGGATTTTTTTATTGGTGGACTGCAGAGAGAGTCTTGGAGAACTGTATTGACATTGGCTTATCAGAGTTTAGGTGTAGTGTATGGAGATTTGAGCACATCGCCATTGTATGTGTACAAGAGCACTTTTGCTGAAGATATCGAACATTCTGAGACAAATGAAGAAATTTTTGGAGTATTGTCCTTCATATTTTGGACATTGACTTTAGTCCCTCTTTTGAAGTATGTGTTCATAGTGCTGAGAGCTGATGACAATGGTGAAGGAGGCACATTTGCATTGTATTCACTCTTATGTAGGCATGCCAAAGTTAATTCTCTGCCTAGTTTTCAGTCAGCCGATGAGGATTTGTCGACTTATAAGAAGGATATAACGAGTCCTGCACCCTCGACTATAAGGGCAAAGCTCAAGTCCACTTTGGAGAAGTACAGAGTGTTGCAGAGAGTTTTGCTTCTCTTGGCTCTGCTTGGTGCTTGTATGGTGATTGGAGATGGCATATTGACTCCGGCGATTTCTGGTATTGTCTTACactttttttgttgtttttatgCAGTCTTGAGTCTTTTGGAGTTTGTTGGCATCTTTGTGATTAATCTTTTTGTGGTCTTATTACAGTTTTCTCGGCTGTTTCTGGTGTCGAACTTGCCATGGCTAAGGAGCATCATAAATGTAAGATTGGAAATCCTTCCTTATATGTTTTAGTTGTCAAATTTATTGGATCTCTTGGATTGAACTTTACTGTAACAGATTCATGCCTTGGTTGTCAAGCAATTTATGGTTCTCGCTTAGTCTTGGGAAATTATTTAGAATGAACAGTGAATTGCGTGAATAACATGATCCGATTCTTTATCTGAAAATTCCCATTTTGATCAAAATATGGTGGTATACTCAGATGAAAGCTATAATTTACCTTTCACAACATGGCTTAAAAGTTACTAGGATAGACAAGTATTAGTGTTGACTGGAGTTCACGGTATGGTTAATGGGTTAAATGTATTATCTCTCAGAATGGTTCCAGTACGTAAAACATCAATCCGATCTTCCTTAATTGCACGCTGTTACTAATTGCTGCTTCAAAATGTAATGAGATGGTTCAAGGAACATCAGTTGCTAAATGACTTGTTTGTTGAGCATCAATCCATTAAGTCTGGAGCTGGTTATTTTTCTAAAACCTCAAGATCAATTATACTAAAATAGAATCTTTGATTCTTTAAAGGGTGCACATAGTGTGACTCTTAGTTACTTTCGTTTGGAGGATCTGTGTAGAGAGCTCCATAAACTCTAGCTACTATGTCGTGGATAACTTTTTAAAGAATTCTGGCATGGACACTATTGGAATATGGCTGGAACACATTCGACCAATGCCCAAAGTTGCACTTTATTTAATGTTTCTTATCacagaagaagatgatgaatgTAGACAGACTGTTATACTGATCATGGATGTGACTGGAACACACAAACTGTTTCCTATAATGGATTTACTAAGTAAGCGTGTGCCAGCAAAAAACAGCAGGCAAGAAGTAGTTTTTTATTCTAATCTGATAGATACGACGAGTTTGATTTTGTACTCTATGCCCTAACTTTTCTCGTCTTCCCTCATTATATttgtttgatattttataattttctctTAAAACAATAGTTAACGCATTCCTGCACTACTTAATCCAATAATCTTGCAGACGTAGAAGTCCCAGTTGCTTGTATCGTACTGATAGCGTTGTTTGCCCTTCAACATTATGGCACCCACAGGGTTGGATTCTTGTTCGCACCTGTGGTCATAACATGGCTCTTGTGCATCAGTGCTATTGGTTTATATAATATTCTCCACTGGAACCCTCACGTGTATCAAGCTCTCTCACCGTACTACATGTATAAGTTTCTCAAGAAAACCCAACGAGGGGGTTGGATGTCCTTGGGTGGAATTCTACTGTGCATCACAGGTAAAGTTATAAGTACTTGGTGCAGGCAGATTTTTGGTTATTTACCACTGCATATTGCGATATTTTCCTTTCCTTGGCAAGATTTTCTTTTAACACTTGATTCAAAATTTCCAGGTTCAGAAGCAATGTTTGCAGATCTCGGGCACTTCTCTCAGCTTTCGATAAAGGCACGTGTACTGTTTTCTTCTAATTTACGAAGAAACCTTTACGgattacatataaatataatgaaaGTGATGGCTTGTCTAACATTTACTTGTCATGAAATTGCAGATAGCCTTCACATCCATCGTCTATCCATCACTGGTGCTCGCGTATATGGGGCAGGCTGCTTATCTTTCCATGCACCACGATTTTCAAAGTGATTACCGTATCGGCTTTTATGTGTCTGTACCTGGTACTACCTTTAACCGCTGCTCTTCAAAAGTATAGGAATATGCATATATGAAAAATTTCCCCTCACGGATTATATCTTCCATTTTCTTCTCAGAGAAATTACGATGGCCGGTGCTGGTGATTGCTGTTATGGCTGCGGTGGTCGGAAGCCAGGCCATTATAACTGGAACCTTTTCTATCATAAAGCAGTGCTCTGCTCTAGGGTGCTTCCCAAGAGTCAAAATAGTGCACACGTCATCAAAAACGCACGGACAGATATACATCCCGGAAATCAACTGGATTTTAATGGTCCTATGTTTGGCTGTCACCATCGGTTTTAGAGACACCAAACGGCTCGGTAATGCTTCAGGTACAATACACGTAGAAGATCATGTAAAGATGCCTATGTTGATCTTAACTAGTCTCTGTCTCTTTTCTATCTGATAATCTCGATTTCTTATCTTCGTCTCCAATCAGGTTTAGCAGTGATAACTGTCATGCTGGTGACTACATGCCTGATGTCTCTCGTTATCGTTTTATGCTGGCACCACAACGTTCTCCTCGCCATCTGCTTCGTCTTATTCTTTGGGATGATCGAAGCCTTATACTTTTCGGCATCATTAATAAAGTTTCTTGAAGGAGCGTGGGTGCCTATCGCCCTTTCGTTGATCTTCATGATAGTGATGTGTGTGTGGCATTACGGAACGCTAAAGAAGTATGAGTTCGACGTTCAAAACAAGGTCTCCGTCGATTGGCTCCTCAGCCTGGGTCCTAGCTTGGGCATTGTGCGCGTCCGAGGGATTGGCCTCATCCACACGGAACTCGTTTCTGGGATCCCAGCCATCTTCTCCCACTTTGTCACCAACCTCCCCGCCTTCCACCAAGTTCTCGTGTTCCTTTGCGTCAAATCAGTCCCCATCCCCCACGTTAAACACGAGGAGCGGTTTCTGGTCGGACACATCGGTCCGAGAGAGTACCGCATCTACAGATGCATCGTCAGGTACGGTTACCGTGATGCCCACAAGGACGACCTGCAGTTTGAGAACGACCTCGTGTGCAGCATCGCCGAGTACATCCGAACCGGAAGCTCGGGATTGAACGGTAAAGACATGGACGTAAGGAGACAGAACGAAGACATGATCGTGGTTGGGACTCCCTCGACTCATCTGCACGGGATCCAGTTATGTGAGGATGACGGGGTGAACCCGGATGTAGCCAGCACGTCGGAGCACAGGGAGATACAGTCGCCTCCGGCCATGATGGCGAGGAAGAAGGTTAGGTTTGTGATCCCGGAGAGCCCGAAGATCGATAGAGGGGCGCGCGAGGAGCTGAGGGAGCTGATGGATGCTAGGGAAGCTGGCATAGCCTATATCTTGGGGCATTCATATGTGAGAGCTAAGCAAGGATCAAGTTTGATGAAGAAGATGGCTATAAATTGTGGTTATGATTTTTTGAGAAGGAATTGTAGAGCTTCTACTCTTGCTTTGAGCTCACCTCATTCTTCAACATTGGAAGTGGGAATGGTGTATCATATATGAGTCTTCTTGATTTTAGTTGCAGAGGATGTCTCACAGCTTTGTACATGTTTTTTTTAGATAGGAAGTTTTACATGTGTTGCCGAGGATGAGTTAGAAACATGTAGTG
It contains:
- the LOC130993658 gene encoding LOW QUALITY PROTEIN: potassium transporter 6-like (The sequence of the model RefSeq protein was modified relative to this genomic sequence to represent the inferred CDS: substituted 2 bases at 2 genomic stop codons) — its product is MDLESGFYQNHVKRESWRTVLTLAYQSLGVVYGDLSTSPLYVYKSTFAEDIEHSETNEEIFGVLSFIFWTLTLVPLLKYVFIVLRADDNGEGGTFALYSLLCRHAKVNSLPSFQSADEDLSTYKKDITSPAPSTIRAKLKSTLEKYRVLQRVLLLLALLGACMVIGDGILTPAISVFSAVSGVELAMAKEHHKYVEVPVACIVLIALFALQHYGTHRVGFLFAPVVITWLLCISAIGLYNILHWNPHVYQALSPYYMYKFLKKTQRGGWMSLGGILLCITGSEAMFADLGHFSQLSIKARXWLVXHLLVMKLQIAFTSIVYPSLVLAYMGQAAYLSMHHDFQSDYRIGFYVSVPEKLRWPVLVIAVMAAVVGSQAIITGTFSIIKQCSALGCFPRVKIVHTSSKTHGQIYIPEINWILMVLCLAVTIGFRDTKRLGNASGLAVITVMLVTTCLMSLVIVLCWHHNVLLAICFVLFFGMIEALYFSASLIKFLEGAWVPIALSLIFMIVMCVWHYGTLKKYEFDVQNKVSVDWLLSLGPSLGIVRVRGIGLIHTELVSGIPAIFSHFVTNLPAFHQVLVFLCVKSVPIPHVKHEERFLVGHIGPREYRIYRCIVRYGYRDAHKDDLQFENDLVCSIAEYIRTGSSGLNGKDMDVRRQNEDMIVVGTPSTHLHGIQLCEDDGVNPDVASTSEHREIQSPPAMMARKKVRFVIPESPKIDRGAREELRELMDAREAGIAYILGHSYVRAKQGSSLMKKMAINCGYDFLRRNCRASTLALSSPHSSTLEVGMVYHI